The following are encoded together in the Streptococcus oralis genome:
- a CDS encoding uroporphyrinogen decarboxylase family protein, translated as MASKRDLVFRAIRGDEVERVPVGFWFHFVTLEEKGQGLNNPRIFQKSVDGHRSYVERIRPDFVKIMSDGFFLYPSNVYSPKVTSIQELSSIESISEEHPWIQQQVEVVQAIRETFTEEIASFYNIFSPISYLKRWFRTETSRGDREVADLLLENPEQFRAILDVIAGDIAILTQKIIQQGGVDGIYLSTQEIQDERITPALYQTYIEPSNIAILEAANQVGGTNILHICGFEGASNDVTIFKDYPAQVVNWATHHEDVSLTQGQELFTGKAVLGGFENGKKSLLYQGSKAELQNETRRLLAEAGSKGVLLGADCTVPDDFDLERLDWIRQAAVL; from the coding sequence ATGGCAAGTAAAAGAGATTTAGTCTTTAGAGCGATTCGAGGCGATGAAGTGGAAAGAGTTCCTGTGGGATTTTGGTTTCATTTTGTAACACTCGAAGAAAAGGGGCAGGGATTAAATAATCCACGTATCTTTCAAAAAAGTGTTGACGGACATCGCAGCTATGTGGAAAGGATTCGTCCTGATTTTGTCAAAATTATGAGCGACGGTTTTTTCCTTTATCCAAGTAATGTCTATAGTCCTAAGGTTACAAGCATTCAGGAGCTGTCTTCTATTGAGTCGATTAGTGAGGAGCACCCATGGATTCAGCAACAGGTGGAAGTGGTACAAGCGATTCGAGAGACCTTTACAGAAGAGATTGCTTCTTTCTACAATATCTTTTCGCCTATCTCCTACCTCAAGCGCTGGTTCCGTACAGAAACTTCTCGAGGAGATAGGGAAGTGGCTGATCTATTGCTTGAAAATCCTGAGCAATTCAGAGCGATTCTAGATGTGATTGCAGGAGATATTGCTATCCTAACTCAGAAAATCATCCAGCAAGGCGGTGTTGACGGAATTTACCTCAGCACCCAGGAAATTCAAGATGAGCGCATCACACCAGCACTCTACCAAACCTATATCGAACCGAGCAATATAGCGATCTTGGAGGCAGCTAATCAGGTGGGTGGGACCAATATCCTCCATATCTGTGGTTTTGAAGGTGCGAGCAATGATGTGACGATATTTAAGGACTATCCGGCTCAAGTGGTCAACTGGGCGACCCACCATGAGGATGTTAGTTTGACACAGGGTCAAGAGTTGTTTACAGGCAAGGCCGTTTTAGGTGGATTTGAAAATGGCAAGAAAAGCTTGCTTTATCAAGGTTCCAAGGCGGAATTGCAAAATGAAACAAGACGGTTGCTGGCTGAAGCTGGTAGTAAAGGCGTTCTTCTGGGAGCTGACTGTACTGTTCCAGATGACTTTGACTTAGAGAGGTTGGACTGGATTCGGCAGGCAGCTGTTCTCTAA
- a CDS encoding uroporphyrinogen decarboxylase family protein: MSEKKEWVLKAFKGEKVDRVPVGFWHHFTSEDEWLHGFSNPAIIEKNIEGHKRFIREVQPDFIKLMSDGYFAYPNPAIAKGKSLQELATIQPLGPEHAWIKEQVDLVKKIKQEFTEDIVAIYNIFAPVTYLKWLLGEVSGGDDLIADFLVEDPEALKKVLDVIAEDIASLSRAVIEEAGADGIYLSVQSIQDQRVSAAEYQAVIAPSEITVLEAASAVGGVTVLHICGYEGARNDIHLFADYPAQVFNWAVGPEGITLKEGREIFKGRTVLGGFENGKTGLLYTGSKDAIQAEAKKLVAEAGKQGLVLGADCTIPSDIAVERIQWVREALEN, encoded by the coding sequence ATGTCAGAAAAAAAAGAATGGGTTTTAAAAGCATTTAAAGGTGAAAAGGTTGATCGTGTGCCAGTTGGCTTTTGGCACCATTTCACATCCGAAGACGAATGGCTACACGGTTTCTCAAATCCAGCCATTATCGAGAAGAATATCGAGGGCCATAAGCGCTTTATCCGAGAAGTTCAGCCAGACTTTATCAAACTCATGAGTGATGGCTACTTTGCTTATCCAAATCCAGCGATTGCCAAAGGAAAATCACTTCAAGAATTGGCAACCATTCAACCACTCGGACCAGAGCACGCTTGGATAAAAGAGCAAGTGGACTTGGTTAAGAAAATCAAGCAAGAATTTACAGAAGATATCGTTGCGATTTACAATATTTTTGCTCCTGTGACCTATCTCAAGTGGCTACTGGGGGAAGTGTCTGGTGGAGATGACCTCATTGCAGACTTTCTGGTGGAAGATCCTGAAGCTCTGAAGAAGGTGTTGGATGTGATTGCAGAGGATATTGCGAGTCTCAGCCGAGCTGTTATCGAAGAGGCTGGTGCTGATGGAATCTACCTCAGCGTGCAGAGTATCCAAGATCAACGAGTGTCGGCAGCAGAGTATCAAGCCGTCATTGCCCCTAGCGAGATAACGGTTCTGGAAGCGGCTAGTGCTGTTGGTGGCGTCACTGTTCTTCATATCTGTGGCTACGAGGGGGCGCGAAATGATATTCACCTTTTTGCAGACTATCCAGCCCAAGTCTTTAACTGGGCTGTAGGACCAGAGGGAATCACTCTCAAGGAAGGTCGTGAGATTTTCAAGGGACGTACGGTTCTTGGAGGATTCGAAAATGGCAAGACAGGCTTACTGTATACTGGTAGCAAGGATGCCATTCAGGCAGAAGCAAAGAAACTAGTTGCAGAAGCTGGGAAACAGGGCTTGGTACTTGGAGCAGATTGTACCATTCCAAGTGATATCGCAGTTGAACGTATCCAGTGGGTGAGAGAAGCGCTTGAAAACTAA
- a CDS encoding DUF1643 domain-containing protein — protein sequence MEKSAILSTDRKYRYVLTRIWDETKPTVVFIGLNPSIADEETDDQTIRKCIGYSKRWRYGKLII from the coding sequence ATGGAGAAGAGTGCTATTTTATCAACTGATAGAAAGTATAGATATGTTCTCACACGAATTTGGGATGAAACAAAACCAACAGTGGTATTTATTGGGTTAAATCCTTCGATAGCTGATGAGGAGACGGATGATCAGACTATTCGAAAATGTATAGGTTACTCCAAAAGATGGAGATATGGTAAATTAATCATTTAG
- a CDS encoding 5'-nucleotidase, lipoprotein e(P4) family has protein sequence MKISKVTITIASTLTSVILLTGCGTNSANSQTAQSSTSDNQVTMTYDQLRSRENTMSTLWYQKAAETKALYLQGYNVATDRLKELLKTQTDKPYSIVLDLDETVLDNSPYQAQNVKDGTAFTPENWDVWVKKAAAKAVPGAKDFLQFADQNGVQIYYVSDRTIDQVDDTIKNLENEGIPVQSRDHLMFLEKGVKSKEGRRQAVQEKTNLVMLLGDNLVDFAEFSKTSETEREQKLEELQKEFGEKFIIFPNPMYGSWESTVYNGNKLDAKGQTEERQKNLQGFDK, from the coding sequence ATGAAAATATCCAAAGTTACCATTACAATTGCTTCTACACTTACTTCCGTCATTTTACTGACTGGCTGTGGCACAAATTCGGCAAATTCACAGACAGCACAAAGTAGTACATCTGATAATCAGGTTACCATGACCTATGATCAGTTGCGTTCAAGAGAAAATACTATGTCAACTCTTTGGTATCAAAAAGCAGCTGAAACCAAGGCACTCTATCTACAAGGTTACAATGTCGCTACTGATCGTTTGAAAGAACTACTAAAAACACAGACAGATAAACCCTACTCTATCGTTTTGGACTTGGACGAAACCGTATTAGACAACAGCCCTTATCAAGCGCAAAATGTCAAAGATGGAACAGCATTTACCCCAGAAAACTGGGATGTCTGGGTAAAAAAAGCCGCAGCCAAAGCTGTACCAGGTGCTAAAGACTTTCTCCAATTTGCAGACCAAAACGGTGTCCAAATTTACTATGTATCTGACCGCACGATAGATCAGGTAGATGATACGATCAAAAACCTAGAAAATGAAGGAATTCCTGTACAAAGCCGCGATCATCTCATGTTCTTAGAAAAAGGCGTCAAATCTAAAGAAGGTCGTAGACAAGCAGTCCAAGAAAAAACCAACTTAGTCATGCTACTAGGAGACAATCTTGTGGACTTTGCAGAGTTTTCAAAGACCTCTGAAACTGAGCGCGAGCAAAAATTAGAGGAATTACAAAAAGAGTTTGGTGAGAAATTCATCATTTTCCCTAACCCAATGTACGGATCATGGGAAAGCACTGTCTACAATGGTAATAAATTGGATGCCAAGGGTCAAACTGAAGAGCGCCAAAAAAACTTACAAGGTTTTGATAAATAA